The following nucleotide sequence is from Vicinamibacteria bacterium.
CGTTCACGATGCCAGCGGCATCCCCGTACTCGCCAAAAAGAATCGCGCTCTGCGGCGAAAGTCCTGCGACTCGTTCTTGCATCTCCTCGAGCGACAGGCCTTGAAGCCAGGTGAAACGAGCTCGATCGGCGAGGGGTTGGAACGCTTTCCGTGTTTCAGCGAGCCAGAGTCTGCTTATGGCCGAGCCTCCCAAAACGATGACGATTTCGGTCGTCTCCGGGGCGATTCGCAAAATGTTCTCGACGGCACCTTGGAAGTCGATCACGACCGGGACGGCGACGACCCCCTCCGGCACCGAGATGTCCGCCAAGACGCGCCTCTCCACACCGGCCAGCAGGAGCGGGGACGAGGGGAAAAGCTGCTCGCGGTGATTCAGGCAAAACCGAGCCGCCGGCGCGCCCATGGTAACCAGAAGATCCACCCGATGATCCGCGAAGAGCGCGCTGAGGTAGTCGCGGAACGGGCCCTCCATCGCCGTCCCCGCGAACCGCGCCGTCTCCATAGGAATGTCGAACAGCTCTACGGGTTCGTTCGAGCGCCGCGCCAGCTCATCTCTGAACTCGTAACGGAACTCGTTGAAGTACTCTCGGCCGAAGGAGTAGAGAACCAGTACACGCTTCCGCCCATCCTCTGCGGCGCTCGGCGCCGCTCGGGCAAAAGCGCAGCTTGCGAGAAGAAGCCAGATCGCCGAGCTCGACGGGCTCAACCGGCGTCGAGCCGATCGAACGCTGCGCTCATCCCCACGAAGACTTCTCCGATCCGTTGAGATCTTCATGGCTTTCTAGTGCTCAGTGCCGTGGCGGGACCCGTAATCGATCGTGCCGCCACGGCTCGGGCTGCTTACGGCGCGCAAGCGCGTCGGGCTCGCTCCGCTCGCGCAGGCTGGACTGTACTTTTTCATCAGCCTGTTAGCGCGGCTAGATCTCGACGATGCCGTGTTTGATGGCGAAGTGGACGAGCTCGGCGCTGGTGTGGATGCCGGCCGCCTGCATCATCGTGTACTTGTGGAACTCGACCGTGCGGGTAGAGATCCCGAGAACGGCGGCAATCTCCTTGGCCGTCTTTCCCTCGGCGAGTAGCTGCAGGATCTCACGCTGGCGCCGCGTCAGCGAGGATACCGGGTCATTCGATGACTCTGGGTCGCTCTGAATCGACTGGAGAACCTCACCCGCCAGCGCGGGAGTGATGTACTTCTGACCGTTCAGCGCGGCGCGAATCGCCAACACCAGCTCGTCCGGAGCCGAGTGTTTTAGGACGAAGCCCGAGGCGCCCGCTTCGAGCG
It contains:
- a CDS encoding response regulator transcription factor, with the protein product MRRPTVLLADDHRIVAEGLKELLSPEFDLLGIVEDGRALVEEATRLRPDVIVADITMPHLNGIDAVEPLKKNDPRVKVVFLTMHREVAYARRALEAGASGFVLKHSAPDELVLAIRAALNGQKYITPALAGEVLQSIQSDPESSNDPVSSLTRRQREILQLLAEGKTAKEIAAVLGISTRTVEFHKYTMMQAAGIHTSAELVHFAIKHGIVEI